AGAGGCCATCTCGATACCCATGATCGTGGATGCCGGCGTGGGCACGGCGTCGGACGCGACCGTCGCCATGGAGCTCGGTGCGGATGGAGTTCTGATGAACACCGCCATCGCCGAGGCGAGGAATCCCGTGCGGATGGCCGAAGCGATGAAGCTCGCGGTCGAGTCGGGCCGGCTTGCGTACGAGGCGGGCCGCATGCCCCGTCGCCGCTACGCGAGTGCCTCGAGTCCCACGGAAGGAATCGTTTCTAGCGAGGCGAGGCTCTGAGCGACCCGGCCCTCTCGGAGCTCGAACAAAAGCTTGGCGAGGAGGAACGGGTCTACGGCGAGCTCCTCGCCGAGCTCGACGAGCTGGCGCGGAACCCGGCTCCCTACGAGCGGGATCACGAAATTCCATCTCTGCTCCAGGCTCTCAACGAATCCACGTCTCTCGCTCCCGTGGACGGTTCGCCTCGCCCGGGCGGCCTCAGGGGCCTGCTCCAGAGCCTCGCCCGCCGAGTCCTCTCGCCCGAGCTGGACCGGTTGGAGCAGGCGCTGTCGCGCCAGCGCGCCTTCGACTCGACCCTGGTCCAGTTCCTCAATCGATTCGCCGATAGCTCGAACGCCGTGGCCGCGCGTCAAGCGGAGCTCGCCTCGACGCTCGTCAGATTCTCACAACGAATTGACCGGCTAGCGGACGCCAAGGACCGGCTCTACGCCTCTCTCGGCAACCGTCGGATGGACCTGCTCCTCGATGCGATGGACAAGCGGCTTCAGAGTGTGCGCCTCGGCATCGCGAACGTCCAGGAACGACTCGCCGGGATGAGCTCGGATCTCGCCCTCGCCCGTTCCGAGATCCAAGCGGTCGATAAACCCGTCGCCATCGAGCGCGAGCGGCTCGAGGAAGCACACTACGTCGCCTTCGAGGAACGATATCGGGGAAGCTCTGAGGAGCTTCGCGCTCGTTTCGCCGACTACGTACCCTTGTTCGAGCAACGCGCCCCCGTCATCGATCTGGGCTGCGGTAGGGGTGAGTTCCTCGAGCTCCTTCGAGATGCTGGAATCGGCGCGCAGGGTGTCGACAGCAACGTCGATATGGTGAAGATATGCGAGCGCAAGGGGCTCGAGGCAACGCATGGCCAGGTGCTCTCGTTCCTGGCCACATCGACACCCGGTTCGGCAGGAGGAATCTTCGCCGCGCAGCTCATCGAGCATCTACCCCCGAAGGACATGAAGCGGCTTCTCGTCGAAAGCCACCGAGTGCTGCGTCGAGGGGGGCGGATCATCGTGGAGACCGTGAATCCCCGAAGCCTCATCGCTCTGCTCGAGGCCTATTTCCGCGATCTCACCCACGAGAGACCGCTCCATCCCGAGACCCTCGACTTCATGATGCGCGCGGCAGGTTTTCGGGAAGTCGAGATCCGCTACTCGAGCCCCGTCTCCGAGCGAACGAAGCTATTACCCGTCCTCGAGGGCGAGCGCGCGCTCAAGCAGAACTTCGAGAAGCTGAACGCTCTCCTCTTCGGCGAGCAGGACTACGCCGCCATCGGCACGAAAGGATAAGATAGACGGCGAAGTGTCCGAGTGGATCCGGGTCGGATCGAAGACCGAGCTGCCTTCCGGTCGGCTGAAGACCGCGGAAGTCCGCGGAAGGCAGATCGTGATCTACAACGTCGAAGGCAAGCTCTACTCGACCGACAATACCTGCGCCCATCAGGGAGGACCTCTCGGGCAGGGGCTTCTCGAGGGCAACGTGGTGACCTGTCCCTGGCACGCCTGGCAGTTCGACATCTGCAGCGGACAGTCGCTCTTCGATGCCGATGTCAAGGTCGCCACGTTTCCGGTCAAGGTGGAAGGCGACGACATTCTCGTCGAGGTCTGAAAGCTTTTGGGCGGCGGGAAGGGTAAGGAGACCTGGGCCGAGAAGAAACGTCGTAGCCGCACGATCGTTCGTCGGCTCGAAAAGGCCTATCCGGGGGCCCAATGCGCGCTCGAGCACGAGAACCCTCTGCAGCTCCTGATCGCGACCATCCTTTCGGCCCAGTGCACCGACGCCCGGGTCAACCAGGTGACCCCCAAGCTGTTTGCCCGCTACCCGACCGCAAGAGACTTCGCCGAGGCGGACCCCGCCGAGCTCGAAGAGCTGATCCGCTCGACCGGTTTTTTTCGGAACAAGGCCAAATCCATTCGCGGCGCGGCGCAGAAGATCGCGTCGGATTTCGACGGCGAGGTACCGAAGACGATGGAGAAGCTCGTCGGCCTCCCCGGCGTCGCCCGCAAGACCGCCAACGTCGTTCTCG
This Vicinamibacteria bacterium DNA region includes the following protein-coding sequences:
- a CDS encoding non-heme iron oxygenase ferredoxin subunit, which encodes MSEWIRVGSKTELPSGRLKTAEVRGRQIVIYNVEGKLYSTDNTCAHQGGPLGQGLLEGNVVTCPWHAWQFDICSGQSLFDADVKVATFPVKVEGDDILVEV
- the nth gene encoding endonuclease III, whose product is MGGGKGKETWAEKKRRSRTIVRRLEKAYPGAQCALEHENPLQLLIATILSAQCTDARVNQVTPKLFARYPTARDFAEADPAELEELIRSTGFFRNKAKSIRGAAQKIASDFDGEVPKTMEKLVGLPGVARKTANVVLGTAFRIADGFVVDTHVFRLSHRLNLAEGKTAEQVETELMELIPRKRWIDLGHILIHHGRRVCFARNPDCEHCVVESLCPKLGVAPRKPKAARPPRRPLRDRIAAGKRKS
- a CDS encoding class I SAM-dependent methyltransferase — protein: MDGSPRPGGLRGLLQSLARRVLSPELDRLEQALSRQRAFDSTLVQFLNRFADSSNAVAARQAELASTLVRFSQRIDRLADAKDRLYASLGNRRMDLLLDAMDKRLQSVRLGIANVQERLAGMSSDLALARSEIQAVDKPVAIERERLEEAHYVAFEERYRGSSEELRARFADYVPLFEQRAPVIDLGCGRGEFLELLRDAGIGAQGVDSNVDMVKICERKGLEATHGQVLSFLATSTPGSAGGIFAAQLIEHLPPKDMKRLLVESHRVLRRGGRIIVETVNPRSLIALLEAYFRDLTHERPLHPETLDFMMRAAGFREVEIRYSSPVSERTKLLPVLEGERALKQNFEKLNALLFGEQDYAAIGTKG